Proteins co-encoded in one Acipenser ruthenus chromosome 3, fAciRut3.2 maternal haplotype, whole genome shotgun sequence genomic window:
- the LOC117435392 gene encoding transmembrane inner ear expressed protein-like, translating into MAWDLQPCSFLSLLGTISVLLSLYMSIVVPQILDPEFGTSPPKKKPDPVTSETVVFWGLRLWQVIGVFSMFVLAVIITLCCIFKCRIPRTKKEIEARFAQRQAAKKYADTLETVPPLSELTDIPGGSSDSASLPTISGQVQSRSINPLPVVKEEDEMTLH; encoded by the exons ATGGCGTGGGACCTGCAACCTTGCTCATTCCTTTCTCTGCTCGGGACGATATCTGTGTTGTTGTCTCTCTACATGTCCATTGTTGTTCCACAGATCCTGGACCCTGAG TTTGGAACAAGCCCCCCAAAGAAGAAACCAGACCCAGTTACATCAGAGACTGTTGTTTTCTGGGGGCTTCGGTTATGGCAAGTCATTGGAGTTTTTTCAATGTTCGTTTTGGCAGTTA TAATCACATTGTGTTGCATCTTCAAATGTCGAATCCCAAGAACGAAAAAGGAGATTGAGGCACGCTTTGCACAAAGACAAGCAGCTAAAAAGTACGCCGACACACTGGAAACAGTACCTCCGCTAAGCGAACTGACAGACATACCTGGAG GCTCTTCTGATTCTGCCTCCCTTCCGACCATCTCTGGTCAGGTTCAGTCGAGGAGCATCAACCCTCTTCCTGTTGTGAAAGAGGAGGATGAGATGACTCTTCACTGA